From a single Fulvivirga ulvae genomic region:
- a CDS encoding RNA polymerase sigma-70 factor has protein sequence MREFSEEYLLRKMRSGNEKAFESIFRYYYRPLTLFAVKYVEDIEQAREITQEFFVRLWTNNPSIKNGSLKTYLYRGVRNACLNHIEATKVAEKRLRHYTEPDFTIDNALRNMLLAEQEEELMATIDKLPSRCRQIFILSRMEELSHKEIADRMNISVKTVEAQMTIALRRLKEALLFFIYTCLSDIFF, from the coding sequence TTGCGAGAATTTTCTGAAGAATATCTCCTGAGAAAGATGCGTAGTGGTAATGAAAAGGCTTTTGAAAGCATTTTCCGCTACTACTACCGGCCGTTAACACTATTTGCTGTTAAGTACGTTGAAGATATTGAGCAGGCCAGGGAGATCACCCAGGAATTCTTCGTTCGTCTCTGGACAAATAATCCTTCCATTAAAAATGGTTCTTTGAAAACTTATTTATACAGAGGAGTACGTAATGCGTGTCTTAATCACATCGAAGCTACAAAAGTAGCGGAGAAACGTTTGCGTCATTATACTGAGCCGGACTTCACTATTGATAATGCCCTCAGAAACATGCTGCTGGCAGAGCAGGAAGAAGAATTAATGGCCACTATTGACAAGCTACCTTCCCGCTGTCGGCAAATATTTATCCTCAGCCGGATGGAAGAACTTTCACATAAAGAAATAGCCGACAGGATGAACATATCTGTAAAAACCGTAGAAGCTCAAATGACCATAGCTTTACGCCGGCTAAAAGAAGCACTGCTTTTTTTCATATACACCTGTCTCTCTGATATTTTTTTCTGA